In Candidatus Obscuribacterales bacterium, a single window of DNA contains:
- a CDS encoding dodecin family protein has translation MAVYKMTEIVGTSTKSYADATQEAVKRAAKTLRNCSWFEVVEQRGTIKDGQVGEYQVKVRIGFKLED, from the coding sequence ATGGCCGTATACAAGATGACTGAAATCGTCGGCACTTCAACAAAGAGCTACGCTGACGCCACCCAAGAAGCCGTTAAACGCGCTGCCAAAACACTACGTAACTGCAGCTGGTTCGAAGTAGTCGAACAACGCGGCACAATCAAAGACGGACAAGTTGGCGAATACCAAGTAAAGGTACGCATCGGCTTTAAGTTGGAAGACTAG
- the upp gene encoding uracil phosphoribosyltransferase produces MTVTATEVQVCNHPLLQQHLTRLRDFQTPTSEFRRRAAELSRFLVYEAIRDLAVRPVGVETPLGPAKGTVISDYVILAPVLRAGLILAESAQDILPNARIYHIGLKRDEETLQAISYYAKLPDALPSEARVYVLDPMLATGGSAVAAISVFDKMNVKNIHLVSFVAAPEGIKKVQQKYPHVKITTAAIDDKLNDHGYIVPGLGDAGDRIFGT; encoded by the coding sequence ATGACAGTGACTGCTACGGAAGTTCAAGTTTGCAACCATCCACTTTTGCAACAGCATCTAACTAGACTGCGTGACTTTCAAACGCCAACTAGCGAATTTAGACGTCGCGCGGCTGAGTTGAGTCGTTTCCTTGTTTACGAAGCGATTCGTGATTTGGCGGTAAGACCAGTTGGAGTCGAGACTCCACTTGGACCAGCTAAGGGGACTGTCATCAGTGATTACGTGATTCTGGCACCGGTTTTGCGCGCAGGGCTTATCTTGGCTGAATCAGCGCAAGATATCTTGCCTAATGCGCGAATTTATCACATTGGTTTGAAGCGCGATGAAGAAACTCTGCAAGCAATTTCTTATTACGCCAAACTTCCCGATGCACTTCCATCGGAGGCTCGCGTGTATGTGTTGGATCCAATGCTCGCTACCGGTGGCTCGGCAGTTGCTGCGATTTCTGTATTCGATAAGATGAACGTGAAGAACATTCACCTTGTATCTTTCGTTGCCGCTCCGGAAGGCATCAAGAAAGTGCAACAGAAATATCCGCACGTCAAGATTACAACAGCGGCCATCGATGACAAGCTGAACGACCACGGCTACATCGTGCCAGGCTTGGGCGACGCCGGCGATCGTATTTTCGGGACGTAA